The Xyrauchen texanus isolate HMW12.3.18 chromosome 4, RBS_HiC_50CHRs, whole genome shotgun sequence genome segment CGCAAAAAATGtgccaaaataaaattatttgatttttactttacttttcatTATAACAATGCATTGCCCTTgccaaattataaaacaaaatgtatgatttGACATTTCATTTTCACTACAATCTTGAGGAAAGACTGCAATACATTTTTGACAAAGCTTTTTCTTTACATTCACACAATTATAGTGACAAATTTTAAATCCAAATGCAAAGTTCagttttaacttaattttttaatttgatcttttatttatttattttcattttcacatttcaaCATGAAAATTCTATGTTAATGAGTGAGTGGTGCTCAAGAGAGGATACATTAATACAATGCTTCTCACACTAGGGGGCTCATAGAGGTTGCAAGGGAGATGTTCATTCTATGTGTTCTTCCGTGAAGCCAAGAATCCACGATACAGCACTTTTCGGGACTCAAGAATTGTTATataaagattacatttaaaaataccaagCAAGCATTACAGGAAAAATGCAGTActgatttttgtttcatcagccaGCTGAATAAATGAACATAGCATTGTAATCACACTTGTAAATAGGTGCATCATGCTTGTAGCAGGCTTTATTTTGCAGATGTCTACaggcaaaataaatacattaattcagCCGAATTGCATTGCTTCCCAACACAGCAAATTAAAACCCCAATATCCCCTCTATCATAGTATCAAAACTAGAGAAGGCATATATTAGTGATTTGTTTTATCAATAAGCATGTCTTTCCTAACtcagcaaaatgaaaatgaaacatttgaTCTGCTTGGATCTAGCATATGGCATTATCATAGCATTCTACACTGACAATGTCATGCCACGATCAAGTAGTGAGAGTCTCAAACTCATGGAAAGtgtttattgaatttattttcaCCAAAGTCAGTGGTTTTGATTGGAATGCTTATTGATATAGGCTAAATATGGATGTAATTACAAAAAAGTAAGTTTCAAATTTGGATGAACTCAGAATCAGAAttcaaattaagtgcttttataaaattgtatgcttcacatttctgccttaaaacccaCCAAAatccattcactgtcattgtaaatACCTCACTGCAATCTTGATTTTTGAGTTGAAAATAAGTCAAATAATCAGCGTTATGTCCAAATTATGTCACAAATAATGTCGATtgagattttaatttaaaaggaatattcatttaaaaacctGTTGCCATGCAGATAATGTTTGCCAATCTTCCCACCATTCCCACTGAGTATTTCATTTGTCCTCAGGAGAATGGGCAAAGTCGTCTCCGTCAGGCCCAGGAGGGTGTGGAAGAAGTGAAGGTTATCATGCTTGACAACCTAAACAAGGCTGACGAGCGTTCAGGAAAACTTGGGGAGCTAGAGAACAGAGCTGATCAACTACTGGAGAAGGTGTGTCTGTGTGACTTGTGAATCTGCTTTtaatttatattgatatttttgatatatgtaatttttttatgcaactaaaaacagctttaaaagtgCATACCCACGTATTTGCGCGTGCTATGAGGTTTTGTGACTTTTTATGGAATCTGATGACCATTAACTGGAATTCTGGATGTGTTCCAAGGCCTTACTTAATACATTTCTTGGGAAAAGCAAGGAAATGTCATATTGGGGTATATAAATACATTCTAGGCGGGGCGTACGGAAAAGAATGTACAATTTCCATCCTGAGTTTAGTTTGCTATGTTAATTTTAGAAAGCCATTTCCTTTTgctataaaatgaatgaaaacttaGGGTGCAATAATAGGGTGATGGTGTGTGAACTGAGGGTGCAGGACATGCCGTATGATCAGGCAGCAAGGTCACTTTGTATGAACATTACATGTTTATCATACAGACATACTGAAAATCCCATTGGAGTCTTGGTTTGTGTCAGTTACtggtcttaaaaaataaatacaattatcatAACTGTTAGGGGAAAAAAGAGCACAAGTCTTGGCATTAACCCCATTCTCAAGTTCCACACTACTACCCATATTTTTTAAGATGGAGAACCTGGAGCAGTCCCCTGAAGCAGTCATAAATGATTTCAAAAATTGTAAAGTTGTAATTCTGAAAAAATTTAAAGAAGCTTTGAGTACATTTGGGTCATAAACAAGCTATTTAattatttagaagaaaaaaaacaatcactTCTTATTATTTTTGGAATGTTAAAATTAGATGTTAATGTTTGTGCTTATTTCTTTTCAGAGCAAATCTTTCTCAAAGACCTCAACTAAGGTGAAACAGAAGAAGCGTTGGgagaataataaatataaatatataatagcaGCAGTGGTAGCTACAGTGATCCTCATCATAATTGTGGCTGTGGCTATGAGTTTGAGTAAGGAAGGTACAATCACACCCACAGTTAAATCGGAAGCAGAAGGAGGTGGCTAGAAGGTCAAACAAAGAGGATGAGTGACCTTTAAGGGGTTTTTAAAATGCCTCAAGGAGTCAGATTATTTGTGAGATACttttgtgaaagtaaaaaaaaaaaaaagtttcatagATCCATGAATGTACAACTGAAATTTGTGATGCTATTTACTATCAAAAGACTATGCTTTATAATGTTCTGGGTGATACGAAATGGTACCATGGAGTCTTCAGCTTTCACTTTAATTTTACAAATGGTAACACCCATATGTGGCACTAATGGTAACAATTTACATCCTGTTGGACTAGAcagattttaataataaatctgGGAAATCAATGGTCATGTGGGTTTAAAGTGTCAGAAAATTAAAATGGACTGTTTAGAGAGAGTGCTCTACAGGGTGTTTCTCAATCTTTGTCCTTCATCTCGTtggttattaaagggatagtttacccaaatataaagatgatcttatcatttactcacccttatgctatctcagatgtgtatgactttgtttcttcaaacacaaacacttttagaagaatagctcagctctgtgtgtccatacaatataagtgaatggtaatcagaactttggtagctccaaaaatcatataaaggaaacataaaagttattCAGTGTtgaaatccatatattcagaagccatatgataggtgtggatgagaaacagaacaatatttaagtccttttttactctaaatatccacttaactttcactttcagatattaaagtgaaactaaacaggcaccacatgtgactttcagttgtaaaagtgaaagtggagatttagagtaaaaaagatttgcattttgatctgtttctcacccacaactattatatcacttcttgatttgaatttaaccactggagtcatatggattactttttatgctgcctttatgtgatttttagggcTTCAAAATCTGGATACCTTTCACtcacattgaatggaccaacagagcttagatattcttctaaaagtatttgtttgtgttcagcagaagaaagaaagtcatacacatctgggatagcatgagtgtgagtaaattataagataattttttatatttgggttgaactatccctttattaagTGGATAAATTTAGACATAACTTAAAATTAATAACTACAAATATTTCTAAACCATGCTGCTAAAACAGCACTCTATACCTGTCTGTAATctgtataatataatttgtatgtttcttttgtaaatatataatgtctgtaaaaaaagaaatgttctcAGCGTGCCTTTCTTTTGAAACACTTGTTGAGCTTTTGCACTGACTGTCAGTAACTGCTCTGCATGCAAAGAAGGGACGCAAGCGTCAGAGCAAGGCACTGGCTCACAGGCTTGTTtttcagtctgttttttttttttttatatatatatatatatatatgagtgtaacATAAAATTGATACATATGGTTAGATATGTTAGGttagatatttgtattttaaatatctggCTATTATAAATTGTAATGCAAACAAGCAATGGAGATGGAAAAATGCACACTGAGTAAATGCACAATTAGTGAGGGCAATATAATTACTGCAGGTGTAACAACGGCCCTGCTGAAATTGTACTGGCCCCTGGTAAACAGTTCCCTTTGAACGTAGAGTCTCATGCTTTTCAGAACACAACCTCCATAGCTAGAAATGTCAGCACCATAAATATGATGAACCTGTGAACTTGTAAAGCTGAGTTGGGCAAGGCAATATAGTTATGGCAGGTGTACCAATGGCCCTGTCCAAATTATACTGCCCCCCTGGTAAACAGTTCCCTTTGAGGATACATTCACATGCTTTTCAGGACAATGTGATGTACAGTACCTGTGATTTTGGAAGGTGTATCCAAAAAAATACACTCCTTTAAAATCCTGTTAAAGTTAATTGCTATTGATATAACTATTTATATGCCATGGCAAGGTGAAATAAACTGGGAGCAGAGATAAGAATAAACTATGTGCAAAAGTAAGCAAAACTTCACTTATTGCACATCCGATTACATTGCATGCAATAGAatagaaaaaaaatgcatattacaAAAGGGGTATAAATGTTAAGTATTGAGTAAAATTATTATATCCTTCAGCAGGATCATCTActacatctttattttttttttttgagaatttgTGCAAGAATGCCATCCACAGACATTGACTGCACTCATTTCTAGTGCTTTAAAATAATCCCTTCCATTGTCAGATTTGTCAACATCATGTGTCTATCTCtaacaatgtttattttgtcttatgTAGGGTATTGttctatatacatataatatgttttattaatgtactttagtttttaaatttaaattacacGTGTAAAACAGAATAAagctgattacatttttattaattttgttcatatttaagtGCAATTGCAAGAGTCGATCTAGCTGATGTTATATTAAAATGACTGGAACTACGACATAACTGCATGTCAATTTACTTCAACTTGATTTTCACGGTTTTCATTCGTTACACGGGTGAAATTATTTGAATGTTCCACTCATGTGCATTAAACTTAACATTCAGATTACACAATTACACATAATCTTCACATTTTACACAAAGGCAATATACAACAATGCACATCACACGTGTACACAATATATGCTCAAATTCAAATAGCAAAATACTGAGTGTCTGTACTGCTTCATACATCACAAATGCGAAGCagctaaacattttattaaactgcaaaagtttATTCAAACAAATTCATTAAATGAATGCTTTTAAATATTCTTCAACAACACTGTAGATAGATGTTGTCTTGGTGTTAGTTGTGTGGAAAACATTGATTATAATCAGATTTGTAGACAGAAGATTACAGAATTGGGGATacaatcttgtacaatcaggccaaataaagactgacaaaggagattagagtggctaaaagaaactATTCTGATGTGCTTTacagtagatttgaaaggcccagtctcacaccccacacccgctctgaccctcacagcaaacaaacatttacacatcCTGCCACGACCCTCCTCCATCAACCCCACTCTGCTATGGACTATATAagcccagctctctgttcccagttctatctgtcagtggatcaccagctttctgacagacagacaactgctagtgagaatggggaaattcacctccagcatatgtacaatcagcactggtgccctccagggatgtgtgctctccccactactcttctccctctacacaaatgactgcactgccaaggacacCTCTGTTAAgatcctgaagtttgcagatgacacatatttcaattatattctttaacatatcctacctcttcttcaatacattacatcacctgcacataactgtatatctgtttATAAAATATTCTAACATTATTGTgctattgtatatttctcttttttatctgttatatcGTATTTTTTTATGGCACtacatgtacactgtaaaaaatgtcagtaaagttaacagtaaaatagtgtaaaaatgcttcagaaataaaatatgaattgattaacaaatattaactgtaaaatatacagtaaaatgttttatattttaaaagtcaatacagtagtttttacaatacaatgatgtaaaaattaaataatttaaatttaaaaacaaagattttcctgtataattaatggtaaaaagaacaagagagtacatgtactttttttcgGGCATTCCcgcaattccctgcgtgacccattacatttcatcatattttatgggaatatttatgttttatcatatttgtaatatcagttatgtacactggggtgttctgtgttatatttgatg includes the following:
- the LOC127643235 gene encoding vesicle-associated membrane protein 5-like isoform X1 — translated: MENGQSRLRQAQEGVEEVKVIMLDNLNKADERSGKLGELENRADQLLEKSKSFSKTSTKVKQKKRWENNKYKYIIAAVVATVILIIIVAVAMSLSKEGTITPTVKSEAEGGG
- the LOC127643235 gene encoding vesicle-associated membrane protein 5-like isoform X2 yields the protein MNGQSRLRQAQEGVEEVKVIMLDNLNKADERSGKLGELENRADQLLEKSKSFSKTSTKVKQKKRWENNKYKYIIAAVVATVILIIIVAVAMSLSKEGTITPTVKSEAEGGG